The Spirochaeta isovalerica genome includes a window with the following:
- a CDS encoding methyl-accepting chemotaxis protein translates to MRKIRFSLLWQISLLYFVLLALSLGAISFFSFTSFRKETLNQIEENLGKDALIWKNYITSNLEQVENTLTRERELIEEQVSAISLVAAMLIGQAAAAGGEDFLEDAYDRISRIRVGKTGYVFVLDREGNYVVSKGRSRDGESLWEAKDSSGRLFIQEMVREGIELKEGEIYLIEYPWLNEGESEARMKVAAISYLAPLDLIIGAGSYYSDFLSSDTRSDLLEKIKSMIAAEVIGETGYIWVLNSKGEYVVSKDRASDGVDIHDAKDSDGNLFIQDILNRTRPLGEGRYYIHYYDWKNQGERAARTKIAGSVYIPELDWYVGASAYHEEFLRGLNRTRFIILFMAAGLIVLGIVLFIFFMRGIISSLGHMARQSALIAGGNFNVSTMKRNVDDEIAMLQESFSHMISRLKAKAEAIEKVASGDLSAEIDLASDEDHLGHSLLEMKRSLNAMITDVAVIVREVSQGSQQIAEASQNLSAGVINQVQSLEDVTMSLDKINEQTSENGEQAQKANEMAERSVVDAEEGNVKMNRLLDALLSISESSSRVSKVIKVIDDIAFQINLLALNANVEAARAGKYGKGFSVVADEVRNLAVKSAGAAKETSDIIEQTLKEIKKGNELARVTSEQFNQIVDQVRTVSEVLKEISLVSLHQTEGISAVNVKVHEIDKLTHDSSSFTEETAAAAEELAQMAERLRYMVSRFKLDEKGAARELLQE, encoded by the coding sequence ATGAGGAAAATCAGATTTTCACTCCTCTGGCAGATTTCGCTTCTCTATTTCGTACTTCTCGCTTTATCTCTGGGGGCGATCAGCTTTTTCAGTTTCACATCCTTCCGGAAGGAAACTCTCAACCAGATCGAAGAGAATCTGGGTAAAGACGCTCTAATCTGGAAAAATTATATCACATCCAATCTCGAACAGGTGGAGAACACCCTGACCAGAGAACGGGAATTGATCGAAGAACAGGTTTCGGCTATTTCTCTGGTAGCGGCGATGCTGATCGGGCAGGCGGCGGCTGCTGGAGGGGAAGACTTTCTTGAAGATGCCTATGACCGGATCAGCCGTATCAGGGTCGGGAAGACGGGCTATGTTTTCGTTCTCGACAGGGAAGGGAATTATGTCGTATCGAAAGGAAGGAGCCGCGATGGCGAGAGCCTTTGGGAGGCAAAGGATTCGTCGGGACGCCTATTCATACAGGAAATGGTCCGGGAAGGTATAGAGCTGAAGGAAGGTGAGATCTATCTGATAGAATATCCCTGGCTCAATGAAGGAGAGAGTGAAGCGCGAATGAAAGTGGCGGCGATTTCCTATTTAGCACCGCTCGACCTCATTATCGGTGCGGGTTCCTATTACAGCGATTTCCTCAGCTCCGATACCAGGTCGGATCTTCTTGAAAAAATCAAAAGCATGATAGCCGCTGAAGTCATCGGAGAAACAGGCTATATCTGGGTACTGAACAGCAAGGGAGAATATGTCGTTTCCAAAGACAGGGCATCCGATGGTGTTGATATCCACGATGCGAAGGACTCCGACGGCAATCTCTTTATTCAGGATATTCTCAACAGAACCCGCCCACTCGGCGAAGGCCGGTACTATATCCACTACTATGACTGGAAAAACCAGGGAGAGAGGGCGGCCCGTACAAAAATTGCAGGCTCGGTATACATCCCTGAGCTGGACTGGTATGTCGGAGCCAGCGCCTATCATGAAGAATTCCTTCGGGGCCTCAACAGAACCCGCTTCATTATCCTTTTTATGGCCGCCGGACTGATCGTTCTGGGCATAGTCCTCTTTATTTTCTTTATGCGGGGCATTATCTCCTCTCTCGGACATATGGCCAGGCAATCGGCTCTGATCGCCGGAGGCAACTTCAATGTCAGTACCATGAAGCGGAATGTCGATGATGAAATCGCCATGCTCCAGGAATCTTTCTCCCATATGATTTCCAGACTGAAAGCCAAAGCGGAAGCTATTGAAAAAGTCGCATCGGGAGATCTTTCGGCGGAGATAGATCTGGCATCGGATGAGGACCATCTGGGGCATTCTCTCCTGGAAATGAAAAGGTCTCTCAACGCTATGATCACCGATGTGGCGGTCATCGTCCGCGAGGTCTCTCAGGGATCCCAGCAGATCGCCGAAGCGAGCCAGAATCTTTCGGCGGGAGTTATCAATCAGGTTCAGTCTCTCGAAGATGTCACCATGTCCCTGGACAAAATAAATGAACAGACATCGGAAAACGGAGAGCAGGCACAGAAGGCCAATGAAATGGCAGAGCGGTCGGTTGTCGATGCCGAAGAGGGAAATGTCAAAATGAACAGGCTTCTTGACGCACTCCTCTCCATTTCCGAATCCTCCTCCCGGGTGTCAAAAGTTATCAAAGTGATAGATGACATCGCCTTTCAGATCAATCTTCTGGCGCTCAACGCCAATGTGGAGGCAGCGCGGGCGGGAAAATACGGTAAGGGGTTTTCCGTAGTGGCCGATGAGGTGAGGAATCTCGCAGTGAAAAGCGCCGGGGCGGCAAAGGAAACATCGGATATAATCGAGCAGACCTTGAAAGAGATCAAAAAAGGCAACGAGCTGGCCCGGGTCACCTCCGAGCAGTTCAATCAGATCGTCGATCAGGTCCGGACCGTTTCGGAAGTCCTTAAGGAAATATCCCTGGTCAGCCTGCATCAGACCGAAGGTATCAGCGCAGTCAATGTAAAAGTCCATGAAATCGACAAGCTGACCCATGACAGTTCCTCTTTCACAGAAGAAACGGCAGCGGCAGCGGAGGAGCTGGCGCAAATGGCCGAAAGGCTCCGCTATATGGTCAGCCGGTTCAAGCTCGATGAAAAGGGAGCAGCCCGGGAACTCCTTCAGGAGTGA
- a CDS encoding alpha/beta hydrolase, producing MVAVQENEINKAAEPRFLTGSRNHAVLIIHGFTGYPGEFYELAEELNSEGYTVSLPLLPGHGRNVEAFRKTNWRDWLNHVEAEYEALDAKYGKVSIVGLSMGGVLTLLLSSRFSPDRIALLAPAMAIKDNIFYLTPFLRFFLKKTSKDWKPEEGDSEDVRRLGVEYWSTNYINQIASLRKLQIMAGKRLNKVQAPALIMVSETDDTVPLKAASIIAKGLKGRENRTIQLTNSPHVLVSGPEKEYVKREVIKWIKGETHNE from the coding sequence ATGGTTGCTGTACAAGAAAATGAAATAAATAAAGCGGCGGAGCCTCGCTTTCTGACAGGGTCACGGAATCATGCCGTTCTGATAATCCACGGTTTTACCGGTTACCCCGGAGAATTTTACGAACTGGCCGAAGAGCTGAACAGCGAAGGTTACACCGTGTCTCTCCCCCTCCTGCCGGGTCATGGAAGAAACGTAGAGGCGTTCAGAAAAACAAACTGGCGTGACTGGCTGAACCACGTGGAAGCCGAATATGAAGCCCTGGACGCGAAATACGGGAAAGTATCCATCGTCGGATTATCTATGGGCGGCGTCCTGACTCTCTTACTCTCATCGCGCTTTTCTCCCGACCGGATCGCCCTTCTCGCTCCGGCCATGGCTATCAAAGACAATATTTTTTACCTGACCCCATTCCTCCGTTTTTTCCTGAAGAAAACATCAAAGGACTGGAAGCCGGAAGAAGGTGACAGCGAAGATGTCCGCCGTCTCGGCGTGGAATACTGGTCTACCAATTACATCAACCAGATTGCAAGCTTGAGAAAACTTCAGATAATGGCGGGGAAAAGATTGAACAAAGTCCAGGCCCCGGCGCTGATCATGGTTTCCGAAACGGATGATACGGTCCCTCTTAAGGCGGCATCCATCATAGCAAAGGGCCTGAAGGGAAGAGAAAACAGGACAATCCAATTGACAAACAGTCCCCATGTCCTGGTATCCGGTCCGGAAAAGGAATATGTGAAAAGGGAAGTCATAAAATGGATAAAAGGAGAAACACATAATGAATAA
- a CDS encoding RNA polymerase sigma factor, which translates to MSDDSVQDLYRKWQNKKSETARQDFYSAVWVRYHSRLQVYLSPWLGKGAECEDRVSEILLGAFERIETYNSRYAFSTWIYSLARKRCIDGLRKKRIVTEELTADHGGAGETPESLLIKSEEKRLIGEAVSRLSAEDRELVFLYFYEEMKYREIAGITGKPLGTVKFRMSEIRKQMKSELSGSFV; encoded by the coding sequence ATGAGTGATGATTCAGTTCAGGACCTGTACAGAAAATGGCAGAATAAAAAGAGCGAAACAGCCCGGCAGGATTTTTATTCCGCTGTTTGGGTCCGGTATCATTCCAGGCTCCAGGTCTATCTTTCCCCCTGGCTGGGAAAAGGAGCCGAGTGCGAGGACAGAGTCTCAGAAATTCTCCTGGGAGCCTTTGAGCGGATCGAAACCTACAACAGCCGCTATGCCTTTTCAACCTGGATCTACAGTCTTGCAAGAAAGAGATGCATTGACGGACTGAGGAAGAAAAGAATTGTCACGGAAGAGCTGACAGCCGATCACGGAGGGGCGGGAGAAACGCCTGAATCGCTGTTAATCAAAAGCGAAGAGAAGCGCCTTATCGGCGAAGCGGTCTCCCGGCTTTCGGCTGAAGATAGAGAACTGGTATTCCTCTATTTCTACGAAGAGATGAAATACAGGGAAATCGCCGGAATCACGGGTAAGCCCCTCGGGACTGTGAAATTCCGCATGTCGGAGATAAGAAAGCAGATGAAAAGCGAATTATCGGGGAGTTTTGTCTGA
- a CDS encoding MFS transporter: MNKQVETLPMGKKIIYALGQLGWSLGSFGVMNLLYYFYDSNSQGDGTRMFPLYIGSAAVLGIIASLSRVFDGITDPLIAGLSDRSGSKFGRRRIYMALGAFPFALISILIFLPPSASATINTAWLFVFTFLFYLFMTMYVTPFFALLSELGHTPNERLQLSTMISVTWAIGFMIGNGTYAIQGMLEGSGMQPVKAFQTVLIIFAIISTVLMYLPVLFIDENRYCEKRSSKEGSFKAVISAFKNRDFLFFTLSDLTYFLALTFIQTGISFYIIQLLELPKEMASTLMSVLFLMSFLFYVPVSLVAKRIGKKNLLIIGFYLFIFSWLFLSFWGLLPLSTTAQAFIAVIFAALPMAIFGILPNAIVADIAEADGRRTGNFKAAVYFGARTFMSKMGASVTLLIFPLLSHMGGTMDGAPTILGIRATTYAAMAFLILGLFLFLKYDEKSTLDLLESEPEGEPA, from the coding sequence ATGAATAAACAAGTGGAAACCCTCCCTATGGGAAAAAAGATAATCTATGCTCTGGGACAGCTGGGCTGGTCTCTCGGATCCTTCGGCGTCATGAATCTTCTCTATTACTTTTACGATTCCAACAGCCAGGGCGACGGTACGCGCATGTTTCCCCTCTATATCGGATCGGCAGCCGTGCTGGGGATTATCGCTTCGCTCAGCCGCGTATTCGACGGCATCACCGACCCTCTCATTGCCGGGCTGTCGGACAGAAGCGGTTCAAAATTCGGCAGAAGACGGATTTATATGGCTCTGGGCGCTTTCCCCTTTGCCCTGATATCCATATTGATTTTTCTTCCCCCATCCGCATCGGCTACAATAAATACGGCATGGTTGTTTGTCTTTACCTTTCTCTTCTACCTTTTTATGACAATGTATGTCACACCTTTCTTCGCTCTTTTGAGTGAACTGGGGCATACACCTAACGAAAGACTGCAGCTCAGCACCATGATTTCCGTAACCTGGGCCATCGGCTTTATGATAGGGAACGGAACATACGCTATACAGGGAATGCTTGAAGGATCGGGAATGCAGCCGGTAAAAGCTTTTCAGACAGTCCTTATAATCTTCGCCATAATATCTACCGTTCTGATGTACCTTCCGGTCCTCTTCATTGATGAAAACAGATACTGCGAGAAGAGAAGCTCAAAAGAGGGATCTTTCAAAGCTGTAATCAGCGCCTTTAAAAACCGGGATTTCCTTTTCTTCACCCTCTCGGACCTCACTTACTTCCTGGCTCTCACCTTCATCCAGACGGGAATAAGCTTCTACATCATTCAGCTTCTGGAGCTGCCTAAGGAAATGGCTTCGACTCTTATGTCCGTCCTCTTTCTTATGAGTTTCCTATTCTATGTTCCTGTCAGCCTGGTTGCCAAAAGAATCGGAAAGAAAAATCTACTGATTATTGGGTTTTATCTCTTTATCTTCAGCTGGCTCTTCCTCTCCTTCTGGGGACTTCTGCCTCTATCCACAACCGCGCAGGCTTTTATCGCCGTGATCTTCGCGGCTCTGCCCATGGCCATCTTCGGTATTCTGCCAAACGCCATTGTAGCCGACATAGCTGAAGCGGACGGTCGGAGAACAGGAAATTTCAAAGCGGCCGTGTATTTCGGCGCAAGAACTTTCATGAGCAAAATGGGCGCTTCCGTCACTCTGCTCATCTTTCCTCTATTAAGCCATATGGGCGGAACAATGGACGGGGCGCCCACGATTTTGGGCATAAGAGCCACGACATACGCGGCCATGGCTTTTCTGATTCTAGGATTGTTTCTCTTTTTGAAATATGATGAGAAATCAACACTGGATCTGCTGGAAAGCGAACCGGAAGGCGAACCGGCCTGA
- a CDS encoding winged helix-turn-helix domain-containing protein, with amino-acid sequence MTPISITRKAAGRFLITYQGLDRYDKSGREQAVLNYMRKVGSIQFDPLDICGRNAELVLQARIRNFKADDLYRLLYKKRKLTEGWDKVMCIYNMSDYPAFKRRRDKDLAFFNSEACREIRKISGRIKDEIKQSGPVSSLELDIHGKIDWSWAPAKLSRAALETLFFSGQLAIDNRVNTRRVYDLAENIIPPEYIDSPDPHPREEDYHDWRVLRRLKAIGLYYDRSGDGWLGTIKKKERDAAFARLANKGDVLPVEVEGMAWNFYIPSSEEENLEKIIKGDRRLSRNVRFLAPLDNFMWDRFLIEQLFGFTYRWEVYKPQDQREYGYYVLPVLYGDKFIGRIEPVRTKKDNTLEVKNWWWEPGVRKDSRMMSSIEKALEEYVRFLGAEARISEIMDRIAHS; translated from the coding sequence ATGACCCCGATCAGCATCACCAGAAAAGCCGCAGGCCGATTTCTCATAACCTACCAGGGACTGGACCGCTATGATAAATCAGGAAGAGAGCAGGCTGTATTAAACTACATGAGAAAAGTCGGCTCCATTCAGTTCGACCCGCTGGATATCTGCGGGCGCAACGCCGAACTCGTCCTTCAGGCCAGAATCAGAAATTTCAAAGCCGATGATCTGTACAGGCTCCTCTATAAAAAAAGAAAACTGACCGAAGGGTGGGATAAGGTCATGTGCATCTACAACATGAGCGATTACCCCGCCTTCAAACGGAGAAGAGACAAAGATCTGGCTTTCTTCAACAGCGAAGCGTGCCGGGAAATCCGAAAAATCTCCGGAAGGATAAAAGATGAGATAAAACAGAGCGGACCTGTTTCCTCTCTTGAACTGGATATTCACGGCAAGATCGACTGGTCCTGGGCGCCGGCGAAGCTATCCAGGGCGGCTCTGGAAACGCTTTTCTTCTCGGGCCAGCTGGCCATAGATAACCGCGTTAATACGCGAAGGGTCTATGATCTGGCGGAAAATATCATACCACCGGAATATATTGACTCTCCCGATCCCCATCCCCGGGAAGAGGATTATCATGACTGGAGAGTTCTGCGCCGGCTTAAAGCCATCGGCCTTTATTATGACAGGAGCGGAGACGGTTGGCTGGGGACGATAAAGAAAAAAGAAAGAGACGCGGCTTTTGCAAGACTGGCGAATAAAGGAGATGTTCTCCCTGTCGAAGTGGAGGGCATGGCCTGGAACTTTTATATCCCCTCTTCTGAAGAGGAAAATCTTGAGAAGATAATCAAGGGAGACCGCCGTCTATCCCGGAATGTCCGTTTTCTTGCGCCGCTGGACAATTTTATGTGGGACCGTTTCCTGATTGAACAGCTTTTCGGCTTTACCTACAGATGGGAAGTGTATAAACCTCAGGATCAGAGGGAATATGGCTATTATGTTCTTCCGGTTCTCTATGGAGACAAATTCATCGGAAGGATAGAACCGGTAAGAACAAAGAAAGACAATACTCTTGAAGTAAAAAACTGGTGGTGGGAGCCGGGAGTCAGGAAAGACAGCAGGATGATGTCTTCAATTGAAAAGGCCCTGGAAGAGTATGTCCGATTTCTCGGCGCCGAAGCCCGGATCTCTGAAATAATGGATCGCATCGCTCACTCCTGA
- a CDS encoding TetR/AcrR family transcriptional regulator: MASKERIEREKVQLKEMREKDILEASEKLFLEKGFARTTIGDIARACELTNGAIYLYFKNKSEIILIIMTRISRSFGELLEKADDPSASGIVKAERLLGVYKHSYREYHNYHVLDGQFNVMFDKEYPDSPYLTDFFRANSRVLEIFTEMFRKGFSDGSIRFPGQVSAPDPEQSAHMFLNVLNSYVEKLSLRKELMEKEQNISMDEELNRFVDYLVASLRS; this comes from the coding sequence TTGGCCAGCAAAGAAAGAATCGAAAGGGAAAAGGTACAGCTGAAGGAGATGCGGGAAAAAGATATTCTCGAAGCATCGGAGAAGCTGTTCCTGGAAAAGGGATTCGCCCGTACGACGATCGGAGATATCGCCCGGGCCTGCGAGCTGACCAATGGCGCCATCTATCTCTACTTCAAGAACAAAAGCGAGATTATCCTTATCATCATGACCAGAATCAGCCGTAGTTTCGGTGAGCTGCTTGAAAAAGCAGACGATCCTTCGGCTTCGGGAATCGTAAAAGCGGAAAGGCTTCTGGGAGTGTACAAGCACTCCTACAGGGAATACCACAATTACCACGTTCTGGACGGCCAGTTCAATGTCATGTTTGATAAGGAATATCCCGATTCACCCTATCTGACTGATTTTTTCCGGGCGAACAGCCGTGTTCTGGAGATTTTTACGGAAATGTTCCGGAAGGGGTTCTCCGATGGCTCAATCCGTTTTCCCGGTCAGGTATCAGCTCCCGATCCGGAACAGTCGGCCCATATGTTTCTCAACGTGCTCAACAGCTATGTGGAGAAACTCAGCCTGCGAAAAGAGCTGATGGAAAAAGAGCAGAACATATCGATGGATGAGGAACTGAACCGGTTTGTCGATTACCTGGTGGCGTCACTCCGGTCCTGA
- a CDS encoding helicase-related protein codes for MKPKDLPVYKQKDKILEALDQNQVIVVESPTGSGKTTQLPLILHEAGYTNYGVVGVTQPRRIAAVSVSEYIADQLGTKVPGIVGYKMRFEDETIFETKLKIMTDGILLQEMKTDPMLRKYSVMMVDEAHERSLNIDFILGLLKNVIANRPEFKVIISSATLNTSVFSEYFDGCPIVRIETHPYPVTVLYDPPASDDPEEMIGKIVSIVERNVQEKGDVLIFLQGEKMIKDTTAALMSSAVKRKLHIQQLYGRLGKEEQEKVFLKAPLGKTKVVVSTNIAETSVTIDGITVVIDSGLSKQNFYNPSTFTSSLVETQISQASANQRRGRAGRTQPGMCFRLYDKDSFKQRPLYTREEIYRTDLAEVVLRMAEIGIRDFYSFDFINPPGRKGIIGAVETLNLLDALNDDNSLSTIGEMMVKFPLMPRHARMIVEAIMVRPTVLREVIIAATFLSTNSPFLLPQGEELEARKAHHRFRREGGDFTSYLNLFEKYQESDRGEKFCERNYLDFRTMNDLINIENQLEEIVSDMGVPITDGGSVEDFLTTCAKGLIQFVCVRSGRGVYKSLTAEKIIIHPGSVMFRENPRYIVAGEIVKTSRTYARSVSPLEKNWIYKISPDLADNMVIQERGGSKARKELSKGKRDTTWEINIGSTVFKLVPDKSKNKKVAMMDWEKLHKALKPYPPDQLPDYGQLKGRLFYKGTELMTVTRISTILKAAKMINPAKDIINSFPRKNYRIDNNQHLEELSNQITDILKAVDGGKRKKKTLGFLTLMTDGQGTYWFKSGRQLNAALNESLASLELLADEVSEETDEVIWKRINKAYRWLDQWFME; via the coding sequence TTCCGGAAAAACAACGCAACTACCGCTTATTCTCCACGAAGCGGGATATACAAATTACGGGGTCGTCGGCGTCACACAGCCGAGACGTATTGCCGCCGTATCGGTCAGCGAGTACATAGCCGACCAGCTCGGAACGAAAGTGCCGGGAATCGTAGGCTACAAAATGCGGTTTGAAGATGAAACGATCTTCGAAACAAAACTGAAAATCATGACCGACGGGATTCTTCTTCAGGAAATGAAGACCGATCCCATGCTCAGAAAGTATTCGGTCATGATGGTTGACGAAGCCCACGAAAGAAGTCTCAACATCGACTTTATTCTGGGATTGTTGAAAAATGTCATCGCCAACCGCCCCGAATTCAAAGTCATCATATCTTCAGCCACTCTGAACACCTCGGTGTTCTCCGAGTACTTCGACGGCTGCCCCATAGTGAGAATAGAAACCCACCCCTACCCCGTTACGGTTCTCTACGATCCGCCGGCCTCTGATGATCCGGAGGAGATGATCGGGAAAATCGTTTCCATAGTAGAGAGAAACGTTCAGGAAAAAGGGGATGTTCTTATCTTTCTCCAGGGTGAGAAGATGATCAAGGACACAACCGCCGCGCTCATGTCTTCGGCAGTAAAACGGAAGTTACATATACAGCAGCTTTACGGCCGCCTCGGCAAGGAGGAGCAGGAAAAAGTTTTCCTCAAAGCTCCACTGGGAAAAACGAAAGTAGTCGTTTCTACCAATATCGCCGAAACAAGCGTCACGATCGACGGAATCACGGTCGTGATTGATTCGGGATTGTCCAAGCAGAATTTTTACAATCCCTCGACCTTCACTTCATCTCTGGTCGAGACCCAGATATCCCAGGCTTCCGCCAATCAGCGCCGTGGAAGAGCGGGACGGACTCAGCCGGGAATGTGCTTCCGGCTCTACGATAAGGATAGTTTCAAACAGCGTCCTCTTTACACCCGGGAGGAAATTTACCGGACCGACCTGGCGGAAGTCGTCTTGAGAATGGCGGAAATCGGAATCCGCGATTTCTACTCCTTCGACTTTATCAATCCGCCGGGGCGCAAGGGGATTATCGGCGCCGTGGAAACGCTGAATCTTCTTGATGCGCTGAATGATGATAACAGCCTCTCCACCATCGGTGAGATGATGGTGAAATTTCCCCTTATGCCCCGTCATGCCAGAATGATCGTCGAAGCCATAATGGTAAGGCCGACGGTCCTCCGGGAAGTGATCATCGCCGCGACATTCCTCTCGACGAACTCCCCTTTTCTCCTGCCTCAGGGAGAGGAGCTGGAAGCGAGGAAAGCCCATCATCGTTTCCGCCGCGAGGGCGGAGATTTCACATCCTATCTCAATCTTTTTGAAAAGTATCAGGAAAGCGATCGCGGGGAAAAATTCTGCGAACGGAATTATCTCGATTTCCGGACGATGAACGATCTTATCAACATTGAGAATCAGCTGGAAGAAATTGTCAGCGACATGGGCGTACCTATCACCGACGGCGGTTCCGTTGAGGATTTTCTCACGACCTGTGCCAAAGGGCTTATTCAATTCGTTTGCGTCCGTTCGGGAAGAGGCGTTTATAAAAGCCTTACGGCGGAAAAAATAATTATCCATCCCGGCTCGGTCATGTTCAGGGAAAATCCCCGCTACATCGTTGCCGGAGAGATTGTCAAAACTTCGCGAACCTATGCCCGCTCCGTTTCTCCTCTGGAAAAAAACTGGATTTACAAAATCAGCCCGGACCTGGCCGACAATATGGTGATTCAGGAAAGAGGCGGAAGCAAAGCCAGAAAAGAATTGAGCAAGGGTAAAAGGGATACAACCTGGGAAATCAATATCGGTTCGACAGTATTCAAACTCGTTCCCGATAAAAGCAAAAACAAAAAAGTGGCCATGATGGACTGGGAAAAGCTCCACAAAGCCCTGAAGCCTTATCCGCCCGATCAATTGCCAGATTACGGACAGCTCAAAGGCCGTCTCTTTTATAAAGGCACGGAATTGATGACCGTGACACGGATCAGTACGATTCTCAAAGCCGCGAAGATGATTAATCCCGCAAAAGATATCATCAATAGTTTTCCAAGAAAAAACTACCGGATTGACAATAATCAGCACCTGGAGGAACTCTCCAATCAGATTACCGATATACTCAAAGCTGTGGACGGGGGAAAGAGAAAGAAGAAAACTCTCGGATTTCTCACTCTCATGACAGACGGGCAGGGCACCTACTGGTTCAAAAGCGGCCGGCAGCTCAATGCCGCGCTCAATGAAAGCCTCGCCTCGCTCGAACTTCTGGCCGACGAAGTATCGGAAGAAACAGATGAGGTCATCTGGAAGCGGATCAATAAGGCCTACCGCTGGCTCGATCAATGGTTTATGGAATAA
- a CDS encoding CoA-binding protein, with the protein MSENVVVLGASPKPERYSNKAVTMLMENGYNVIPVHPAVKEVNGISVTADLSEIEDEIHTVTLYVNGMMVEKMADKILAVNPKRVIFNPGTESEAAKQIFLDKGIQVQEACTLVLLRTKQF; encoded by the coding sequence ATGTCTGAAAATGTTGTGGTTCTCGGCGCAAGTCCCAAACCTGAACGATATTCCAACAAAGCTGTCACGATGCTTATGGAAAACGGATACAATGTCATACCCGTACACCCGGCCGTAAAGGAAGTAAACGGTATCTCCGTTACAGCGGACCTCTCGGAGATAGAAGATGAGATTCATACGGTAACGCTTTATGTCAACGGTATGATGGTAGAGAAGATGGCGGACAAGATTCTCGCCGTCAATCCCAAAAGGGTCATTTTCAACCCCGGGACCGAGTCGGAAGCAGCCAAACAGATCTTTCTGGACAAAGGTATACAGGTTCAGGAAGCCTGTACGCTGGTACTTTTAAGAACAAAGCAGTTCTGA